A window from Kovacikia minuta CCNUW1 encodes these proteins:
- a CDS encoding ABC transporter ATP-binding protein, whose product MGYVQFLFQEMTPADSVLLPDDRPFLQAKELTRRFGGLIAVNQVSFNVKEGEIFGLIGPNGAGKTTLFNLVTGLLHPTSGQMLYQGEEISHLRPFQIATKGIARTFQNIRLFGNLSALENVMIAQHVHTRSGVFTGVLGLSPAPQEEQQIHQTAVELLDLVKLQNRADEKAANFSYGDQRRLEIARALALKPKVLLLDEPAAGMNPNEKQQLSEFIRELRHQFNLTILLIEHHVPLVMGLCDRIAVLDFGQLIALGNPSEVRHDPAVIEAYLGAE is encoded by the coding sequence GTGGGCTATGTGCAATTTCTATTTCAGGAAATGACCCCCGCTGATTCTGTTTTGCTCCCGGACGATCGCCCCTTTTTGCAAGCTAAAGAACTGACCCGCCGCTTTGGCGGTCTGATTGCCGTTAATCAGGTCTCTTTCAACGTTAAGGAAGGAGAAATTTTTGGCTTAATTGGTCCCAACGGGGCAGGTAAGACCACACTGTTTAACCTGGTCACAGGCTTGCTTCACCCGACCAGTGGTCAGATGCTGTATCAGGGAGAAGAAATTTCACACCTGCGTCCCTTTCAAATTGCCACCAAAGGCATCGCCCGAACCTTTCAAAATATCCGGTTGTTTGGCAATCTCTCTGCCCTTGAGAATGTCATGATTGCCCAGCACGTTCATACTCGTAGTGGAGTATTCACGGGGGTATTGGGCTTATCCCCCGCCCCTCAGGAAGAACAGCAAATCCATCAAACGGCGGTCGAACTCCTGGATCTCGTCAAACTCCAGAACCGCGCCGATGAAAAAGCTGCCAACTTTTCCTATGGTGATCAGCGCCGCCTCGAAATTGCCCGTGCCCTTGCCCTCAAACCGAAGGTGTTACTTTTAGATGAACCCGCCGCAGGCATGAACCCCAACGAAAAGCAGCAGTTAAGCGAATTCATTCGCGAACTGCGGCATCAGTTCAACCTGACTATTCTGCTGATCGAACACCACGTTCCGCTTGTCATGGGACTGTGCGATCGCATTGCTGTTCTAGACTTTGGTCAACTCATCGCCCTCGGTAATCCCAGCGAAGTCAGACACGACCCAGCGGTGATTGAGGCTTATTTGGGAGCAGAATAA
- a CDS encoding ATP-binding cassette domain-containing protein gives MKDASPLLEINRLSVNYGGIQALQAIDLHIYAGEVITLIGANGAGKTTTLRAISRILNVREGRIIYEGRDITRRRAHEVVQLGIAHSPEGRRVLARQTVMDNLELGAYSRSDRLGIKTEYRTTVSYLSPVGRTKTPTGRHPQWW, from the coding sequence ATGAAAGATGCTTCTCCTCTGCTCGAAATCAATCGACTCAGCGTTAATTACGGCGGTATTCAAGCCCTACAGGCGATCGATCTGCACATTTACGCTGGTGAGGTCATTACTTTAATTGGTGCCAATGGTGCGGGCAAAACCACAACACTCCGGGCAATTTCGCGTATTCTCAATGTGCGGGAAGGGCGCATTATTTACGAGGGTAGAGACATTACCCGCCGCCGTGCCCACGAGGTTGTTCAGTTGGGAATTGCCCACAGCCCTGAAGGGCGTCGCGTGCTGGCCCGCCAAACCGTAATGGATAATCTGGAATTGGGTGCCTATAGCCGCTCCGATCGCCTCGGCATCAAAACAGAGTATAGAACAACAGTTTCTTACCTTTCCCCGGTTGGCAGAACGAAAACACCAACTGGCAGGCACCCTCAGTGGTGGTGA
- a CDS encoding ABC transporter ATP-binding protein produces the protein MAERKHQLAGTLSGGEQQMLAIARALMSRPKLLLLDEPSLGLAPAIVREIFSIIQTLRTTGVTILLVEQNATLALQHADRGYVLEAGRITLTGETSQLLNDDRVKAAYLG, from the coding sequence TTGGCAGAACGAAAACACCAACTGGCAGGCACCCTCAGTGGTGGTGAACAACAGATGCTGGCGATCGCCCGTGCTTTGATGAGCCGTCCCAAACTACTTCTATTAGACGAACCCAGCCTGGGCTTAGCACCCGCGATCGTCCGCGAGATTTTCTCCATCATTCAAACCTTGCGCACCACAGGCGTTACCATTCTGCTGGTGGAACAAAACGCCACACTTGCCCTCCAGCATGCTGATCGGGGCTATGTGTTAGAGGCAGGTCGCATCACCCTCACCGGAGAAACCAGCCAACTTCTCAATGACGATCGCGTCAAAGCCGCCTATTTGGGTTAA